From Cinclus cinclus chromosome 2, bCinCin1.1, whole genome shotgun sequence, one genomic window encodes:
- the QTRT2 gene encoding queuine tRNA-ribosyltransferase accessory subunit 2: MKLKLLGAGGGRLGSLAGLGRSGAGALALPGCLLYTRTGAAPHLTHDTLREVRGVPGVAHIALPALAEIHDVLEEYKEGAAKFMGLPDAVLYCSLHDPVTPCPTGYNTNKMVSLWGSSGRMEMTASKFMDIQRAIQPDWFQCISDGDTISGEAGRKRAKKSVDRSLSFLDICLQLQEKLPELQGSVMFGAIEGGEILEERLRSARETAKRPVGGFLLDGFQGSAMAKETKLKLIASVTAELPEDKPRIIHGIGKPDEVLECVEMGVDIFESFFPFQVTERGCALVFSYDCHPDPEATVLKQYETQDLEKNGAQEDQEEVSKADPEMTPFEISLKDKKYHNDFGPLLEGCSCYCCQRHTRAYIHHLLETNELLSGVLLMMHNFQHYFGFFSAIRDALRDSKLDQLKELVFRQALQGLANVTLRE; this comes from the exons ATGAAGCTAAAGCTTCTCGgtgccggcggcgggcggctgGGCTCGCTGGCGGGGCTGGGCCGCAGCGGGGCCGGCGCACTGGCGCTGCCCGGCTGCCTGCTGTACACGCGGACAGGCGCGGCGCCGCACCTCACGCACGACACGCTGCGGGAGGTGCGCGGCGTGCCCGGCGTGGCGCACATCGCCCTGCCCGCCCT GGCAGAAATTCATGACGTCCTGGAAGAGTATAAAGAAGGAGCAGCAAAATTTATGG GTTTGCCAGATGCTGTGCTCTACTGCTCCCTGCATGACCCAGTCACTCCCTGCCCCACTGGCTACAACACTAACAAG ATGGTCTCCCTGTGGGGAAGCTCAGGGCGCATGGAGATGACAGCTTCCAAGTTCATGGACATCCAGCGGGCCATCCAGCCAGACTGGTTCCAGTGCATCTCTGATGGAGACACCATTTCTGGGGAAGCTGGCAGAAAAAGAGCCAAGAAGTCTGTGGATAGGTCACTTTCCTTCTTGGATATATGCCTTCAGCTGCAAGAAAAATTACCG GAACTACAAGGAAGTGTAATGTTTGGAGCAATTGAAGGTGGAGAGATCTTGGAGGAGAGGCTCAGATCAGCCAGGGAGACTGCCAAACGGCCTGTGGGTGGCTTTCTGCTAGATGGCTTCCAGGGAAGTGCCATGGCCAAGGAGACCAAGTTGAAACTGATAGCTTctgtcacagcagagctgccagaggATAAACCAAG AATCATTCATGGTATAGGCAAACCAGATGAGGTGCTTGAGTGCGTTGAAATGGGAGTGGACATTTTTGAGAGCTTCTTTCCCTTCCAAGTGACTGAGCGAGGCTGTGCCTTGGTTTTCAGTTATGACTGCCATCCAGATCCTGAAGCAACAG ttttaaaacaatATGAGACCCAGGACCTGGAAAAGAATGGTGCTCAAGAAGACCAGGAGGAAGTCTCCAAAGCTGACCCAGAAATGACACCATTTGAGATATCTCTGAAGGATAAAAA ATACCACAATGATTTTGGTCCTTTGCTGGAAGGATGCAGCTGTTACTGCTGTCAGAGGCACACTCGTGCCTACATCCATCACCTCCTGGAGACCAACGAGCTGCTGTCTGGTGTCCTGCTCATGATGCACAACTTCCAGCACTACTTTGGTTTCTTCAGTGCCATTCGGGATGCCTTAAGGGACAGTAAACTAGATCAACTCAAGGAGCTTGTCTTCAGGCAGGCGCTGCAAGGCCTGGCAAATGTAACACTGAGAGAGTGA